Within the Glycine soja cultivar W05 chromosome 3, ASM419377v2, whole genome shotgun sequence genome, the region ATCTTAACAAAACGCCAACACCATAACCAAAACGCACACTCACACAGAGAGAAaactctttctccttcttctgtagttgttttcttctcttccaGATCTTCGGCGCAGAAGAACCTCCTGAAATTCGATCGCTTCATTCATTCACGTTTTGCTTTCTTCAGATTTTCGTCAATATTAGAGATTCTACGTTCGCACGATTATGAAGATGATGCTATAGCAGCAGCAGTAGAATTCGTTattgcaaaagaagaagaaaatggacGATAGAGGTAGCTCATTCGTTGCTGTTAGGAGAATTCCTCAAGGAGAAACCTGCCATCCAAATTCTGGTAATTTTCCAATtagttttctcctttttttgttGCTTTCTTTCGTGCTTTTCGCGACtcttctctctcactctctttcgcaaagtttgttttttttttttctttccttttttttacgcAATAGTTGTTGTACTTGTACCACCACTTcttacttttctctctttctctctctttaccttcataaaaaaaatgaaaaacatattattattattcttaaattGAATATCATATGCATGGAGTCATGGACCGAAATCGAGATCGAACCGTTTTGTAATAGGCCGCTTCATAAACCCGAGTTGCGTGATGTTTGCTGCTATTCTTAATTGCATTGGTTGGTGAAATCATTttcttcaattattattattatcaaatcattttttgtataattttcacATATGCAAATTcaatctctctttctctttattaatagttattatgGGAGATgttactttgttttgtttttgtggcATTTAAGTTTTTATCACTGTGGTGGCTGTTCCCGTAGATCTAGCGTTCATGAAATTCGGTTTTGTTCGTATCGTCATATCTTGGAAAATGCGATTCACGTGTTGTGTTTGAAGCTGGTAGTACCGATAGATAGCTATATAATTTAGAATAAAGTAGAACAGAGGTCTCCTATGATTAAGCGTTGCTGCGTTggctctttattttttaattattatttttaattgaatgtgTGTAATGTGTTTCTTTGTTTGAGGGATTGTGTGGCATGTGGGTCCACGTCCAGGTATAGGCCTGGTTTGTGGATTGAGCTGCTGGGAACACAGAAACTACTTGTAAAATGTTAAGGATGCATTTTGGTAATTAGCTTAATTAAGTGCTTATTGAATTaggttttgtttggataaacttttcaATAAGCACttgtaagagaagaaaatatgaaagtaaaatgaattgagATTCTCCTATAATCAACTTATACACTTAATTTTCGTAGAAATTCTATCATATAGCTTCTTCAAAAGTGATGTGCATAAGATGATTTAAGCTTGTAGAAGTTCAGTTCATTTTACCTCcataatttcttttcttctcctaCAAGTACTTATAGAGAAGTTTATCTAACCAGATCCTAACTGTTGATCCTATAAGCACTTATGTATAGGTTTTCTATAATTGAAGAGGAAATAAAGTTAAACTGTTTTTTAAGTTATGGAGAAGTTTATCTAAATAAGGCCCAAGTGTTTATTATATAAACACTTATTCATTACCTGTTTCTGTAATTGAAGAGGAAGTGGAGTTAAGCTGTCTTGATATGTGTTATCTTGGAGAACTTATTGAATATATCAGAAATGTTTTTCATAAACTCTTTCAAACACTTATATATGTGCTTGTGTCCTAATGTAAGCTTAAATAGGTTGTAAATAAGCTCTTCCGAAAGCACCCTAAACATTGGTTGGCAGATTGTGTCTTTTGCCTGGGAATGGAAATTTGTATACAACCCATAAGGGACTGCACTCTGGGGAGTCGGAGTGGGTGGGCGGCTTTTACATAATTTAgtgttattttatattcaagGCTTTCCAGTTATGTTTAGGAGGATTTGAGTGCAATGAATTGTAAATTATGCAAGctgttacaaaaaaaatataatgctgCCACTTTCTGTGTTGTTTGAAACACTGCCTGCGGGTCCATTAACTTAGGATGAAAAATgtagcataaaataaaatttattgggTAGAATCTTCATTGATagcaattttgttttgttacaGCAGAGGTTGTGGCAGGGTCAGCTGCATGGCTAGGTCGAGGTCTGTCTTGTGTCTGTGTACAAAGAAGAGATAGTGATGTTTCTAACACTTTCGATTTAACCCTAGCCCaggtaatatttttgtaatcacTAAAGCAGCACTTTGTTTCTGTTCTAGTATCTCAGTTGATTATGCTTTAGGCATCTTTCtgcaaaaactaaaataaaaaggtatgaaattatgaaaatttaaattagagtAATGATGCTTCAATGTTTTACTACAATAAGCATCTTCTAAACTGTATGCAATATAAACATGCACTTTAGATTTGTATTGAATGATCTGTCTTCTTACCAAATAACAAACCTAGTGTTAAATTCTGATTATATGGGTTTTATTCTTGTTTATTATCCATATCTTGTGTATGGTTTTGGAGTGCCAAAAAATCTATTTGTTAGAGGGAGTCTTGATTACCAAGTACTAATAGCTAATCAGTTGTTGTGTTTAGTTTAAGCTCCCTCTAACATATGAAATTGTGGAACAGTTTctacatattttttcttctgttaAATATTGTAGTTTATAGTTATACCGCACAAATTCTCATGgtgtttaattttcatttcttagGAGGAATGCTTGCAGAGGATACAGAGACGTATAGATGTTCCATATGATAGTTCTATAATTGAGCACCAGGTATATTTGCCATTGATATTTTTCAAGACTGTGTAAGCAATGTGACAACCATTATGATGCACACCTTCAACCTATGTACTCATAGCTTTATGTGCTGTCACTGGCTTATTACTCTAAGTGCAATCTTCAATGTCTTAAGACTGTAATTACATACATATTTAGGATGCCCTTAGGGCTTTGTGGAATGCTGCGTTTCCTGAAGAAGAACTTCATGGCTTGATATCTGAGCAATGGAAGGAAATGGGCTGGCAAGGAAAAGATCCATCAACAGATTTTAGGTAGATATTGTCCTCATATTTTTTTGGCTGCCAAATCTAGAGCTCATTCCAGCTAATGTTGTTAATTCCCACTATATATTTGGCAGGGGTGGTGGTTTTATATCATTGGagaattttctcttctttgctAGGAATTTCCCGGTATGATTTCTTTATTGGTTTGTTCACTCTTATCTGATTTTGTAACGAATATATTACTTATGTTAAGTTTAGAATGGAAAGCCTTTTGTCATGAGTGACAGCTCATCCTAACAGCCAGAGAAAGTAACAAGGAAAttttacttgtatttcttccaaAAGAAGAGGCCTTTTAGTTTCTAATACTGAAAAGAACTTATGTAGATATAGTGTTATTGTGGGGTATTGATTTTTGGAGAATGAGTATTTCTCTCTCACAGTAATGATTTCAGATGAAGTTTGAATGGTGATGTAGGAAATAAAGTCTTCTCAATAATTTAGTAACATGTTTATGCagatttgaataaatttctaGTGCTTGAACATTCTCCATGATAGAAGAATTGTGACCATATTAGTATATTCTCTTGCTTTCTTTAAGAGAAGGGTCTAGCAAGTGAGATTGCATTTTAAACGAGAATGgtgtttaaattaattgatttgtttttttttctccaatggCCTCCTAAATTGCACCTACTTTACCAATGTCTCTAAAATATGATGTCATGCAAGTCAGTGGTAAACTTTACTCCATTCACACTGAGCCCGCAGGATCAAATGTGGTCTTCCTTGCTTACTTTTACTCTTTTGATGCTGATATGTAtacttcttttttcattctaaTTAACAGTTGTCTATTTTGTTTCTCTTAGGTTTTTATGTTTATCTGACATTGTAATCTTTCAGGGCTCATATAGATTCTTTTTTGGGTAGAAAAAGTatgattgttattattattattattattattattattattattatcaggtAGGAAGTATAAATTACAGGAGAGAATATGGTATTctccaaaggaaaaaaaaagctgaaacaatgataaaaaaagctCCTCTAAAGACAAAAACAGGAGAGGAAGCTAGCTGCCACAAAACACTCATAGAAGACTCCCCAAATAAGTCtgcaaaaaaggaaataaagctAAAGTAACTCTGAAACAACTCTCCCTTAGTCTTCATCAGAAAGACAAA harbors:
- the LOC114406498 gene encoding ELMO domain-containing protein B-like isoform X2 codes for the protein MDDRGSSFVAVRRIPQGETCHPNSEVVAGSAAWLGRGLSCVCVQRRDSDVSNTFDLTLAQEECLQRIQRRIDVPYDSSIIEHQDALRALWNAAFPEEELHGLISEQWKEMGWQGKDPSTDFRGGGFISLENFLFFARNFPKSFQVLLRKQEGDRSVWEYPFAVAGVNITYMLIQMLDLEAVKPRNLVGATFLKFLAENGSAFDLLYCITFKLMDHQWLTMRASYMDFNAVMKETRRQLEKELLIEDIARLEDLPSYKLLSR
- the LOC114406498 gene encoding ELMO domain-containing protein B-like isoform X1 is translated as MDDRGSSFVAVRRIPQGETCHPNSAEVVAGSAAWLGRGLSCVCVQRRDSDVSNTFDLTLAQEECLQRIQRRIDVPYDSSIIEHQDALRALWNAAFPEEELHGLISEQWKEMGWQGKDPSTDFRGGGFISLENFLFFARNFPKSFQVLLRKQEGDRSVWEYPFAVAGVNITYMLIQMLDLEAVKPRNLVGATFLKFLAENGSAFDLLYCITFKLMDHQWLTMRASYMDFNAVMKETRRQLEKELLIEDIARLEDLPSYKLLSR
- the LOC114406498 gene encoding ELMO domain-containing protein B-like isoform X4; this translates as MFAAILNCIEVVAGSAAWLGRGLSCVCVQRRDSDVSNTFDLTLAQEECLQRIQRRIDVPYDSSIIEHQDALRALWNAAFPEEELHGLISEQWKEMGWQGKDPSTDFRGGGFISLENFLFFARNFPKSFQVLLRKQEGDRSVWEYPFAVAGVNITYMLIQMLDLEAVKPRNLVGATFLKFLAENGSAFDLLYCITFKLMDHQWLTMRASYMDFNAVMKETRRQLEKELLIEDIARLEDLPSYKLLSR
- the LOC114406498 gene encoding ELMO domain-containing protein B-like isoform X3; this encodes MFAAILNCIAEVVAGSAAWLGRGLSCVCVQRRDSDVSNTFDLTLAQEECLQRIQRRIDVPYDSSIIEHQDALRALWNAAFPEEELHGLISEQWKEMGWQGKDPSTDFRGGGFISLENFLFFARNFPKSFQVLLRKQEGDRSVWEYPFAVAGVNITYMLIQMLDLEAVKPRNLVGATFLKFLAENGSAFDLLYCITFKLMDHQWLTMRASYMDFNAVMKETRRQLEKELLIEDIARLEDLPSYKLLSR